From Salinirubellus salinus, the proteins below share one genomic window:
- a CDS encoding digeranylgeranylglycerophospholipid reductase, which translates to MTDHYDVVVAGAGPAGAQCARDAASRGYDVLLLETEAEDGFPRASNKSTGGTFPTMLASFNVPDDVVMHFTDNVVLESPNEQFVRRHPGAVLEFAEFKRFLVDDAREKGAEVRFDSRVSQPVMEGGEVVGVKYDGDSEVRAEVVVDATGPAAPLAKQLGVTDLERDHQAIGIEHEFEGVQLDHPDYADLTDGMMLRLDHEYAPGGYSWIFHTGEDTAKVGVCFIQNEAYKQYAGQERTVDGYLEHWLETDPRFENAERLPGKTHRGSAHIQPPGTMTTDNFIAVGDTVPTIDPLWGEGIHVGMESGRAAAITIDACLTHRDRDTSQEYIDLYNDLWHDDVAPKAVPRLLMTELLYFTSNERYDRLMRDLKRLDDDTLSKANAGSLRAISRLVHLDDIGLLTQFAKHRLSDDSWNIR; encoded by the coding sequence GTGACAGACCACTACGACGTGGTCGTCGCCGGGGCCGGTCCCGCCGGGGCGCAGTGTGCCCGCGACGCTGCCAGCCGCGGCTACGACGTCCTCCTCCTCGAGACAGAGGCCGAGGACGGATTCCCACGTGCGAGCAACAAGTCCACCGGCGGTACGTTCCCCACCATGCTCGCCTCGTTCAACGTCCCCGACGACGTGGTCATGCACTTCACCGACAACGTCGTCCTCGAGTCGCCCAACGAGCAGTTCGTCCGCCGCCATCCCGGTGCTGTCCTCGAATTCGCCGAGTTCAAGCGCTTCCTCGTCGACGACGCCCGCGAGAAGGGCGCCGAGGTGCGCTTCGACAGCCGCGTCTCACAGCCGGTGATGGAGGGCGGCGAGGTGGTCGGGGTCAAGTACGACGGAGACAGCGAGGTCCGCGCCGAGGTGGTGGTCGACGCAACAGGCCCGGCAGCCCCGCTCGCGAAGCAGCTCGGCGTCACTGACCTCGAGCGTGACCACCAGGCCATCGGCATCGAACACGAGTTCGAGGGCGTCCAGCTGGACCACCCGGACTACGCCGACCTCACCGACGGGATGATGCTCCGACTCGACCACGAGTACGCCCCCGGTGGCTACTCGTGGATCTTCCACACCGGCGAGGACACCGCCAAGGTCGGCGTCTGTTTCATCCAGAACGAGGCGTACAAGCAGTACGCCGGGCAAGAACGGACCGTCGACGGCTACCTCGAACACTGGCTCGAGACCGACCCACGCTTCGAGAACGCCGAGCGACTGCCGGGCAAGACCCACCGGGGCTCCGCGCACATCCAGCCGCCGGGGACGATGACGACGGACAACTTCATCGCCGTCGGCGACACCGTCCCGACCATCGACCCGCTCTGGGGCGAGGGGATCCACGTGGGGATGGAGTCCGGACGGGCCGCAGCCATCACCATCGACGCCTGTCTCACCCACCGCGACCGCGACACCTCACAGGAGTACATCGACCTCTACAACGACCTCTGGCACGACGACGTCGCGCCGAAGGCCGTCCCGCGGCTGCTGATGACGGAACTGCTCTACTTCACCTCCAACGAGCGCTACGACCGCCTGATGCGCGACCTGAAGCGACTCGACGACGACACCCTGTCGAAGGCCAACGCCGGGAGCCTGCGTGCCATCTCGAGACTCGTCCACCTCGACGACATCGGACTGCTGACCCAGTTCGCGAAGCACAGGCTCTCGGACGACTCGTGGAACATCCGCTGA
- a CDS encoding helix-turn-helix domain-containing protein, translating to MSVIADFSTGMEGLVLEQALQRVDARLEVEQAYATDPDHPILFFWATCDDPDALEAAMDEDPTVTNVHRLSEVDGRRLYRVRLTEAVETILYTVWVELGGEGVEAEFRDGRWYSKIRFPDRGALREYEAYVTANDLHFELHRVYDASEDVTGEDPPDGLTESQRETLLLAYERGFFDIPRRATAAELAEELGVSRQAVSERLRRAYATLVEEHVV from the coding sequence GTGAGTGTCATCGCCGACTTCAGCACGGGGATGGAGGGCCTGGTCCTCGAACAGGCGCTCCAGCGGGTCGACGCCCGACTCGAGGTCGAGCAGGCGTACGCGACCGACCCGGACCACCCCATCCTGTTCTTCTGGGCGACGTGTGACGACCCGGACGCGCTGGAGGCGGCGATGGACGAGGACCCGACGGTGACCAACGTCCACCGCCTGAGCGAGGTCGATGGGCGACGGCTCTATCGGGTCAGGCTGACCGAGGCGGTCGAGACGATTCTCTACACGGTCTGGGTCGAACTTGGCGGCGAGGGTGTCGAGGCGGAGTTCCGCGACGGCCGCTGGTACTCCAAAATACGGTTCCCGGACCGTGGCGCTCTCCGCGAGTACGAGGCGTACGTCACGGCGAACGACCTGCACTTCGAACTGCACCGGGTCTACGACGCCAGCGAGGACGTCACCGGCGAGGACCCGCCGGACGGGCTCACCGAGAGCCAGCGCGAGACGCTGTTGCTCGCCTACGAGCGGGGCTTCTTCGACATCCCCCGGCGAGCGACCGCCGCCGAACTCGCGGAGGAACTCGGCGTCTCACGACAGGCGGTCTCCGAGCGATTGCGCCGGGCCTACGCCACCCTCGTCGAGGAACACGTCGTCTGA
- a CDS encoding class II fumarate hydratase: MSEDYRTERDSLGEMQVPADAYWGAQTQRAVENFPISGITFGRRFVRALGIVKKSAARANLDLDLLPEEKAAAIVQAADEVIAGEHDDQFPVDVFQTGSGTSSNMNANEVIANRATELFGAEMGTREIHPNDHVNFGQSSNDVVPTAMHVAALEAVERDLVPALETLAGALAAKEAEFDDVVKTGRTHLQDATPVRLGQEFGGYRTQVEKGIVRVANTRDHLGELALGGTAVGTGLNTHPEFPAKAAEYIAEETGLAFREADNHFEAQAAHDAMGEAHGALRTVAGSLNKIANDLRLLASGPRNGLGELEQPENQPGSSIMPGKINPVVAEAVNQVHKQVVGNDAAVAAGAAEGQIDLNLYKPVLAHNFLESARLLTNASEVFAEKFVAKLEADRETCTTQVEQSMALATALNPSIGYDKAAKVAKQALDEGKTVMEVVVAEGYLTEEEAAEVLDPAKMTEPGILGDD, from the coding sequence ATGAGCGAGGACTACCGGACGGAGCGGGACAGTCTCGGTGAGATGCAGGTGCCGGCCGACGCGTACTGGGGCGCACAGACCCAGCGCGCGGTCGAGAACTTCCCCATCTCGGGCATCACGTTCGGCCGTCGGTTCGTCCGGGCGCTCGGCATCGTCAAGAAGTCCGCGGCGCGGGCGAACCTCGACCTCGACCTGCTCCCCGAGGAGAAGGCAGCGGCCATCGTGCAGGCCGCCGACGAGGTCATCGCCGGCGAACACGACGACCAGTTCCCGGTCGACGTGTTCCAGACCGGCTCGGGCACCTCCTCGAACATGAACGCCAACGAGGTCATCGCCAACCGTGCCACGGAGCTATTCGGGGCGGAGATGGGGACCCGCGAGATCCACCCGAACGACCACGTGAACTTCGGGCAGTCGAGCAACGACGTCGTCCCGACCGCGATGCACGTCGCGGCGCTCGAGGCCGTCGAGCGTGACCTCGTCCCGGCGCTGGAGACACTCGCCGGCGCGCTGGCCGCGAAGGAGGCGGAGTTCGACGACGTCGTCAAGACCGGCCGCACACACCTGCAGGACGCCACGCCGGTCCGTCTCGGGCAGGAGTTCGGTGGCTACCGGACGCAGGTCGAGAAGGGTATCGTGCGCGTCGCGAACACGCGCGACCACCTCGGCGAACTCGCCCTCGGCGGCACGGCGGTCGGGACGGGACTGAACACGCACCCCGAGTTCCCGGCCAAGGCCGCGGAGTACATCGCCGAGGAGACGGGGCTCGCGTTCCGCGAGGCCGACAACCACTTCGAGGCGCAGGCCGCCCACGACGCGATGGGCGAGGCACACGGGGCGCTCCGGACCGTCGCCGGGAGCCTGAACAAGATCGCCAACGACCTCCGCCTGCTCGCCAGCGGCCCCCGCAACGGACTGGGCGAGCTCGAACAGCCGGAGAACCAGCCGGGGTCGTCCATCATGCCCGGCAAGATCAACCCGGTCGTCGCCGAGGCCGTCAACCAGGTCCACAAGCAGGTCGTGGGGAACGACGCCGCCGTCGCCGCCGGCGCGGCCGAGGGGCAGATCGACCTGAACCTCTACAAGCCCGTGCTCGCGCACAACTTCCTCGAGAGCGCACGCCTCCTGACCAACGCCAGTGAGGTGTTCGCCGAGAAGTTCGTCGCGAAACTGGAGGCCGACCGCGAGACCTGCACGACGCAGGTCGAGCAGTCGATGGCGCTCGCCACCGCCCTCAATCCGAGCATCGGCTACGACAAGGCCGCGAAGGTGGCGAAGCAGGCGCTCGACGAGGGCAAGACCGTGATGGAGGTCGTCGTCGCCGAGGGCTACCTCACCGAGGAGGAGGCCGCCGAGGTGCTCGACCCGGCGAAGATGACGGAACCCGGTATCCTCGGAGACGACTAG
- a CDS encoding DUF5800 family protein has product MTLLSFDEDGVEVVYEGTEFRLERDLVEEAIGKSYFDVTDHEVLKIVEEEPSLTGEPKRIADILA; this is encoded by the coding sequence ATGACGTTACTCTCGTTCGACGAGGACGGGGTCGAGGTGGTCTACGAGGGGACGGAGTTCCGTCTCGAACGTGACCTCGTCGAGGAGGCCATCGGCAAGTCCTACTTCGACGTGACCGACCACGAGGTGCTCAAGATCGTCGAGGAGGAGCCCTCCCTGACGGGCGAGCCCAAGCGTATCGCCGACATCCTCGCCTGA
- a CDS encoding ROK family protein has protein sequence MTDARYAGIDVGATNTRAVVADASGSLVGRARRRTPQADGPTITEAIVWTLREACDDAALDPHALTAVGVGTLGPLDTDAGAVVGPPNLPADRFELVDPLVEATGAEVRLRNDAVAGVVGERRFTDAPENTVYLTLSSGVGAGACVDGNVLSGWQGNAAEMGHVVVDSEGTLTCGCGGAGHWEAYAGGENIPTYARHLHATEGLDTDLDLDSLDAAGVFAADERGDPLGEAVVDRLVRWNTHGVATLVHAFAPEVVSLGGAVALENSERVVDPVRERLPDLLATAPPTVRVTTLGEDVVVRGALALVLPGSDETR, from the coding sequence GTGACCGACGCACGCTACGCCGGCATCGACGTCGGCGCGACGAACACGCGGGCCGTGGTGGCCGACGCCAGCGGGTCGCTCGTCGGTCGGGCACGACGGCGCACCCCGCAGGCCGACGGTCCCACCATCACCGAGGCCATCGTCTGGACGCTCCGCGAGGCGTGCGATGACGCGGCCCTCGACCCCCACGCGCTCACCGCGGTGGGCGTCGGGACGCTCGGGCCGCTCGACACCGACGCCGGCGCCGTGGTCGGCCCGCCGAACCTCCCGGCCGACCGGTTCGAACTGGTCGACCCGCTCGTCGAGGCGACCGGGGCCGAGGTCCGACTCCGCAACGACGCCGTCGCCGGCGTCGTCGGCGAGCGCCGGTTCACCGACGCCCCCGAGAACACGGTCTACCTCACGCTCTCCTCGGGCGTCGGCGCGGGTGCCTGCGTCGACGGGAACGTCCTCTCGGGGTGGCAGGGCAACGCAGCCGAGATGGGCCACGTCGTCGTCGACAGCGAGGGGACGCTCACCTGCGGGTGCGGCGGCGCCGGCCACTGGGAGGCATACGCCGGCGGCGAGAACATCCCGACCTACGCCCGGCACCTCCACGCGACCGAGGGCCTCGACACCGACCTCGACCTCGACTCGCTGGACGCGGCGGGCGTGTTCGCCGCCGACGAACGCGGGGACCCGCTCGGCGAGGCCGTCGTCGACCGACTCGTGCGGTGGAACACGCACGGGGTGGCGACGCTCGTCCACGCGTTCGCGCCGGAGGTCGTCTCTCTCGGTGGGGCGGTCGCGCTGGAGAACAGCGAGCGGGTGGTCGACCCGGTCCGCGAGCGCCTGCCGGACCTGCTGGCGACGGCGCCGCCGACCGTCCGCGTGACCACGCTCGGCGAGGACGTGGTGGTCAGGGGCGCGCTCGCGCTGGTGTTGCCGGGCTCCGACGAGACGCGGTAG
- a CDS encoding DUF7333 family protein, protein MEFDRNTTLGIFLLLVVVGVGGLVGSSVMATSTVLMMVLPSVLVFGGVCLFLGMRYGEYRATN, encoded by the coding sequence ATGGAGTTCGACCGCAACACCACGTTAGGCATCTTCCTCCTCCTGGTCGTCGTCGGCGTCGGCGGCCTCGTCGGGTCGAGCGTGATGGCCACGAGTACAGTGCTGATGATGGTCCTGCCGAGCGTCCTCGTCTTCGGTGGGGTGTGTCTGTTCCTCGGGATGCGTTACGGCGAGTACCGCGCGACGAACTGA
- a CDS encoding phosphoglycerol geranylgeranyltransferase, giving the protein MHPWAEWNHVVKLDPDKTLVDGESFEAVASSGTDAIAIGGTTGMTEEKMARVVEACGRYDVPVYIEPSHLGAVYHSEAHDGYLVPVVFNAGDPTWITGAHKEWARLDGEIDWSRTYPEAYVVLNEDSSVAEYTQANCNLDPDEVAAYATVAERMFAQPILYVEYSGTLGDPAVVEAAADAVESASVFYGGGIHDYDSAHTMAAYADVVVVGDLVHDEGVEALRETVRGANEA; this is encoded by the coding sequence ATGCACCCGTGGGCGGAGTGGAACCACGTCGTCAAACTGGACCCGGACAAGACGCTCGTCGACGGCGAGAGCTTCGAGGCCGTCGCGTCCTCCGGGACGGACGCCATCGCCATCGGTGGGACGACGGGGATGACCGAGGAGAAGATGGCCCGCGTCGTCGAGGCCTGTGGACGGTACGACGTGCCCGTCTACATCGAACCGAGCCACCTCGGAGCGGTCTACCACTCCGAGGCACACGACGGCTACCTCGTCCCCGTCGTGTTCAACGCCGGCGACCCCACGTGGATAACGGGCGCGCACAAGGAGTGGGCTAGACTCGACGGGGAGATCGACTGGTCGCGCACCTACCCCGAGGCGTACGTCGTCCTCAACGAGGACTCCTCGGTGGCCGAGTACACGCAGGCGAACTGCAACCTCGACCCCGACGAGGTGGCGGCCTACGCGACCGTCGCCGAGCGGATGTTCGCCCAGCCCATCCTCTACGTGGAGTACTCTGGTACCCTCGGCGACCCAGCCGTCGTCGAGGCGGCCGCCGACGCCGTCGAGTCGGCCAGCGTCTTCTACGGCGGCGGCATCCACGACTACGACTCCGCTCACACCATGGCAGCGTACGCGGACGTGGTCGTGGTGGGCGATCTCGTCCACGACGAGGGGGTCGAGGCGCTCCGCGAGACGGTCCGCGGCGCCAACGAGGCCTGA